A single region of the Bacteroides luhongzhouii genome encodes:
- the xyl3A gene encoding xylan 1,4-beta-xylosidase: protein MKKQWIIACLIGIQGVNVQAQQPNKYPYQDTKLTAEQRADDLLQRLTLEEKVALMQNNSPAIPRLDIKPYEWWNEALHGVARAGLATVFPQAIGMAASFNDELLYEVFDAVSDEARAKNRQFNERGQYKRYQGLTMWTPNVNIFRDPRWGRGQETYGEDPYLSGRMGMAAVRGLQGPEDAEYDKLHACAKHFAVHSGPEWNRHSFNAENIAPRDLWETYLPAFKELVQKAGVKEVMCAYNRFEGDPCCGSNRLLTQILRNDWGFKGIVVTDCGAIGDFFQRKKHETHPDATHASADAVLNGTDLECGGNFKSITDAVKKGLISEEKINTSVKRLLKARFELGEMNPTHPWSNIPYSVIDCPKHKELALKMAHESLVLLQNNNNILPLNRQMKVAVIGPNANDSVMQWGNYNGFPSHTVTLLEGIRAKLPDAQIIYEPVCGYTNDTTLHSLFNQCSIDGKTGFNATYWNNREYKGKIAATDRLTTPFHFSAEGSTVFAPGVGLKNFTAIYRSTFRPTDSGAATFRVMTNGGVTLFLNGKQIAEATNIKNHTNLYSFNYEAGKSYDIKLHFIQVKDNPTLHFDLAKQTPMDAREVLNKLKNADVVIFAGGISPLLEGESMRVSDPGFKGGDRTEIELPAIQREVLALLKKNGKKTVFVNFSGSAMAIVPETQNCDAILQAWYPGQAGGTAVADVLFGDYNPAGRLPITFYKSIQQLPDYEDYSMKGRTYRFMTETPLYPFGYGLSYTRFSYGKATLNQSKLTKGEKAILTIPVSNIGQRDGEEVVQVYICRPDDKGGPQKTLRGFQRVNIAKGKTQNVHIELPYDSFEWFDTATNTIRPLNGTYKILYGNSSNEKDLQTCSIQIQ, encoded by the coding sequence ATGAAAAAGCAATGGATCATTGCCTGTCTTATCGGAATTCAAGGGGTAAATGTACAGGCACAACAACCCAACAAGTATCCCTATCAGGACACGAAATTAACTGCCGAACAACGGGCGGACGACTTGCTTCAACGCCTCACATTAGAAGAAAAAGTAGCGTTGATGCAAAACAATTCTCCGGCTATTCCCCGACTTGACATTAAGCCGTATGAATGGTGGAACGAGGCCCTTCATGGCGTTGCCCGTGCCGGACTGGCTACCGTTTTTCCGCAAGCCATAGGCATGGCGGCTTCTTTCAACGACGAATTACTATATGAAGTCTTTGATGCCGTATCCGACGAAGCACGTGCCAAAAACCGCCAGTTCAATGAAAGAGGACAGTATAAACGTTATCAGGGACTGACCATGTGGACTCCCAACGTCAATATATTCCGCGACCCTCGCTGGGGACGGGGACAGGAAACATACGGCGAAGACCCTTATTTGAGCGGACGCATGGGAATGGCAGCCGTCAGAGGTCTGCAAGGACCGGAAGATGCCGAATATGACAAACTTCACGCCTGCGCCAAGCACTTTGCCGTTCACTCGGGACCGGAATGGAACCGCCATAGCTTCAATGCAGAGAACATCGCTCCCAGAGATTTATGGGAAACTTACCTTCCAGCTTTCAAAGAGCTGGTACAAAAGGCAGGAGTCAAAGAGGTGATGTGTGCTTACAACCGTTTTGAGGGCGATCCCTGCTGTGGCAGCAATCGCCTGTTAACCCAAATTCTCCGTAACGATTGGGGATTCAAGGGAATCGTAGTAACTGACTGCGGAGCAATCGGAGATTTCTTCCAACGCAAAAAACATGAAACGCATCCCGACGCCACCCACGCTTCCGCCGACGCTGTTTTAAACGGAACAGACCTCGAATGTGGCGGTAACTTCAAAAGTATCACTGATGCCGTGAAAAAAGGTCTGATTTCGGAAGAGAAAATCAACACATCAGTCAAAAGATTGCTGAAAGCCCGTTTTGAACTGGGAGAAATGAATCCGACTCATCCGTGGAGTAACATTCCTTATTCTGTTATCGACTGCCCCAAGCATAAAGAACTGGCACTGAAAATGGCACATGAAAGTCTTGTATTGCTTCAAAACAATAACAATATCCTTCCATTAAACCGCCAGATGAAAGTCGCAGTGATCGGCCCCAACGCCAACGACTCGGTAATGCAATGGGGTAATTACAACGGTTTCCCTTCACACACCGTAACTTTACTGGAAGGAATACGCGCCAAACTCCCCGACGCACAAATCATCTACGAACCTGTGTGCGGATACACAAACGATACCACCCTGCACAGCTTGTTCAACCAATGCAGCATCGACGGAAAGACCGGATTCAACGCTACCTATTGGAATAACCGTGAATATAAAGGTAAGATTGCCGCAACCGACCGTCTGACTACTCCTTTCCATTTCAGCGCAGAAGGTTCTACCGTATTTGCTCCGGGTGTGGGATTGAAGAACTTCACCGCCATCTATCGTTCTACTTTCCGTCCGACAGATTCCGGCGCCGCCACTTTCCGCGTGATGACGAATGGAGGAGTTACCTTATTCCTCAACGGCAAGCAGATAGCGGAAGCAACCAATATCAAGAATCACACCAACCTGTATTCGTTCAATTATGAAGCAGGAAAGAGTTATGACATTAAATTGCATTTTATTCAGGTAAAAGACAACCCAACACTTCATTTCGATCTGGCCAAACAGACTCCAATGGATGCCCGTGAAGTCCTAAACAAGTTGAAAAATGCAGATGTAGTCATCTTCGCCGGAGGTATCTCTCCCCTGTTGGAAGGAGAATCGATGCGGGTATCTGATCCCGGATTCAAAGGTGGCGACCGTACGGAAATCGAATTGCCCGCCATCCAACGTGAAGTGCTCGCTCTCCTGAAAAAGAATGGAAAGAAAACTGTTTTTGTCAATTTCTCCGGTTCGGCAATGGCCATCGTACCCGAAACACAGAACTGCGACGCTATCCTGCAAGCATGGTATCCCGGACAGGCAGGCGGAACAGCCGTTGCCGATGTTCTCTTCGGAGACTATAATCCTGCCGGACGTCTGCCTATCACTTTCTATAAAAGCATACAACAATTACCGGATTATGAAGATTATTCAATGAAAGGACGTACCTACCGTTTCATGACGGAAACACCTCTTTATCCATTCGGCTACGGTTTAAGTTATACCCGTTTCTCTTATGGAAAAGCTACCCTGAACCAATCGAAGCTGACCAAAGGTGAAAAAGCGATCCTTACTATCCCGGTAAGCAACATCGGACAGAGAGATGGTGAAGAAGTGGTTCAAGTGTACATCTGCCGTCCTGATGACAAAGGAGGTCCACAAAAAACTCTTCGTGGTTTCCAACGGGTTAACATCGCTAAAGGTAAGACGCAGAATGTCCACATAGAGCTTCCATACGATTCTTTCGAATGGTTTGATACAGCAACCAATACCATACGTCCTTTAAACGGAACATATAAGATACTTTACGGAAACAGTTCAAATGAAAAAGACTTGCAAACGTGCAGTATTCAGATTCAATAG
- a CDS encoding FprA family A-type flavoprotein — MEHKTRIKGNVHYVGVNDRNKHRFEGMWPLPYGVSYNSYLIDDEMVALVDTVDICYFEVYLRKIKQVIGERPINYLIINHMEPDHSGSIRLIKQHYPEIIIVGNKQTFGMIEGFYGVTGEQYLVKEGDFLALGHHKLRFYMTPMVHWPETMMTFDETDGVLFSGDGFGCFGTVDGGFLDTRINVDKYWGEMVRYYSNIVGKYGSPVQKALQKLGGLPISAICSTHGPVWTENIAKVIGIYDRLSRYDADEGVVIAYGSMYGNTEQMAEAIAEELSAQGVKNIVMHNVTKSHPSYIIADIFRYKGLIIGSPTYSNQIFPEVEALLSKILLREVKGRYLGYFGSFTWAGAAVKRLAEFAEKSKFELIGDPVEMKQAMKDLTYTQCENLARAMADRLKKDR, encoded by the coding sequence ATGGAACATAAAACAAGAATTAAAGGAAATGTCCACTATGTGGGAGTGAATGACCGTAACAAGCATAGATTTGAAGGGATGTGGCCATTGCCCTATGGAGTTTCATATAACTCTTATCTGATTGATGATGAAATGGTGGCATTGGTGGATACGGTAGATATCTGTTATTTTGAAGTCTACTTGCGTAAGATTAAGCAAGTGATTGGCGAACGTCCCATTAATTATTTGATTATAAACCACATGGAACCGGATCATTCGGGATCGATCCGACTGATTAAGCAACATTATCCGGAAATTATTATCGTGGGTAATAAGCAGACATTCGGTATGATTGAGGGTTTCTATGGGGTAACCGGCGAACAATATTTGGTAAAGGAAGGTGATTTCTTAGCTTTGGGACATCATAAACTGCGTTTTTATATGACTCCGATGGTGCATTGGCCGGAAACGATGATGACTTTTGATGAAACGGACGGCGTTCTTTTCTCCGGCGACGGATTCGGATGCTTTGGCACTGTAGATGGCGGATTCCTGGATACGCGGATCAATGTGGATAAGTATTGGGGAGAAATGGTTCGTTACTACTCTAACATCGTAGGAAAATACGGAAGCCCTGTGCAAAAAGCTTTGCAAAAATTGGGCGGACTACCTATTTCTGCCATCTGTTCTACACATGGACCGGTATGGACAGAGAATATCGCAAAGGTAATCGGCATCTATGACCGTTTGAGCCGTTATGACGCAGACGAAGGCGTTGTTATTGCTTATGGAAGCATGTATGGAAATACGGAGCAAATGGCGGAAGCTATTGCTGAAGAGCTTTCGGCACAGGGTGTTAAGAACATCGTTATGCATAATGTGACAAAGAGCCATCCTTCTTATATTATAGCGGATATCTTCCGTTACAAGGGATTGATTATCGGTTCTCCCACTTATAGTAATCAGATATTCCCGGAAGTGGAAGCGTTGCTTTCAAAGATTCTGTTGCGTGAGGTGAAGGGGCGTTATTTGGGTTATTTCGGTTCTTTCACGTGGGCAGGTGCTGCGGTGAAGCGTCTGGCAGAGTTTGCGGAAAAGAGTAAATTCGAATTGATCGGTGATCCGGTGGAGATGAAACAGGCGATGAAAGACTTGACTTATACTCAGTGTGAAAATCTGGCACGTGCCATGGCGGATCGTTTGAAGAAAGATCGTTAA
- a CDS encoding L-threonylcarbamoyladenylate synthase → MLLKLYDKNNNPQDLQRIIDILNDGGLIIYPTDTMYAIGCHGLKERAIERICRIKEIDPRKNNLSIICYDLSSISEYAKVNNNVFKLMKHNLPGPFTFILNGTNRLPKIFRNRKEVGIRMPDNNIIREIARLLDAPIMTTTLPHEEHEDLEYMTDPELIDEKFGDIVDLVIDGGIGGIEPSTVVKCTDNELEIVRQGKGWLEEN, encoded by the coding sequence ATGCTTCTGAAGTTATATGACAAAAATAACAATCCGCAGGATTTGCAACGAATCATCGATATCCTGAATGATGGCGGACTTATCATCTATCCTACCGATACGATGTACGCCATCGGCTGTCATGGTCTGAAGGAACGTGCAATAGAACGGATATGCCGGATTAAAGAAATAGACCCTCGAAAAAACAATCTGTCTATCATCTGTTATGATTTAAGTAGTATCAGCGAATATGCGAAAGTAAACAATAATGTATTCAAACTGATGAAGCATAATCTTCCGGGGCCATTTACCTTTATTTTGAACGGAACCAACCGGTTACCCAAAATCTTCCGCAACCGGAAAGAAGTGGGTATCCGTATGCCGGACAATAACATCATCCGTGAAATCGCACGCCTGCTGGACGCTCCCATTATGACCACCACACTGCCCCACGAAGAACATGAGGACTTGGAATATATGACAGATCCCGAACTTATAGATGAAAAGTTCGGTGACATCGTCGACCTGGTCATCGACGGCGGTATCGGAGGTATAGAACCTTCAACGGTAGTGAAATGTACGGACAACGAACTGGAAATCGTCCGACAGGGAAAAGGCTGGCTGGAAGAGAATTAA
- a CDS encoding hybrid sensor histidine kinase/response regulator transcription factor: protein MKRLHTLFLFLTITLTLIAQPICQVKHFSVSDGLAQGVVMSILQDQKGLVWFSTWNGLNKFDGYTFKTYKTSQESKYAFGSNRMGTISESKYGDIWCPTYDGQACLFDVESEKFIDVLQPIELSTKQSNYVTRIYSLEKGIAWILCENGYAFRVDEQLCKKGEGITLYATSNHNLKGDQIFNVYQDSEEDEWILTDKGVSIIGKKTLDTDFPFQFITQIKETIYLIAEKDKLARYDFHTKKLKFVDIPYPHDKINNVTTIGKDILALGTDNGLILYSIPKNSFQQIDIRTATQTSNFVESVYQDCQGEIWVFSKDPGIVRLNLVANEKEHLFTPKDEIIKHGRKSRKLIFEDNAKNLWLLPTEGNFCYYDRKERTLKPLLTDINNPKSIFSPLVRYYTLDNQGNCWFATARGVEKLCFFPQSYQFNLTDYEAETRAFLQDSHNRLWTASKSNYIQIFAPDGSLVGYLSKQGNITKEKQAFFNGVYSILEDKEGNIWLGTKDIGLFQLKRTGVPQKIKANQKARENQYSIHHFEHQPNDPYSLSSNSIYTIFQDSRNNIWVGCYGGGLNLLTQTKDGKTSFIHSNNELRNYPIAYGMKVRNIAEAPGGVILVGTTNGLLTFSNNFERLEEIKFYRNIRRPGDKNSLNANDIMHIYTDKNKTTYVISFTGGINKVISPHLLSENIQFKNYDKNDGLASDLALSMIEDAQNQLWVVSEIALSKFNPAKETFENYELSSIYQDFNFSEALPIINARNQIVLGTDKGFLEVSPEKMRKSGYVPPIVFTGLKIQGHSTAHSIDDLEELELKPSQRNVTFQFAALDYVNPKGILYAYRLQGLEDEWNEADNNRSASYINLPAGKYQLQIKSTNSDGVWVDNVRTLQIHVLPTFWETYWAWLLYFTLFILFTASIVYVLFYIYRLRHRVDMEQQLANIKLRFFTDISHELRTPLTLISSPVTEILENEPLSPSAREHLTLVHQNTERMLRLMNQILDFRKIQNQKMKLLIEETDLIPLLQKVMSSFKSIAEEKNINYQLTSTIQSVYSWVDRDKFEKIFFNLLSNAFKYTPANKSITVNITTKEKMIEIEVADEGIGIAVEKQHSLFQRFESLVKQNILQPSSGIGLSLVKEMVEMHHGTITVDSQPGAGSRFTVSLPLQREVFEEDVQVEFILNDSQSSTPHPVDSMKAPEEVEEKEDLENNSDGFSILVVEDNEELKAFLKNILSENYTVITASNGEAGLQHAVDNLPDLIISDVMMPVMDGLEMIRQIKENNNICHIPIIVLSAKASLDDRIAGLEQGIDDYITKPFSATYLKTRIASLLRQRKALQEIYMNRLMEGKTASSPDLLTPSQPQITPYDEQFMEKVMAYMEEQMDNAELTIDQFAEQLMLSRTIFYRKLKSIVGLTPVDFIREIRIKRAVQLIDSDEYNFSQVAYMTGFNDPKYFSKCFKKVIGITPSEYKERKK from the coding sequence ATGAAACGGCTCCATACTTTATTTCTTTTTCTAACAATAACGCTCACTCTAATTGCCCAACCCATCTGCCAGGTAAAACATTTTTCGGTGAGTGACGGTCTTGCTCAAGGAGTAGTGATGAGTATATTACAGGATCAGAAAGGGCTTGTCTGGTTCAGTACCTGGAATGGACTTAACAAGTTTGACGGATACACGTTTAAGACTTACAAAACTTCACAAGAGAGTAAATACGCATTCGGAAGTAATCGTATGGGAACTATTTCAGAAAGCAAATACGGAGATATATGGTGCCCCACTTACGATGGGCAAGCTTGTCTTTTTGATGTAGAGTCCGAGAAGTTTATTGATGTTCTTCAACCTATTGAACTTTCCACGAAACAAAGTAATTATGTTACACGTATCTATTCGTTGGAGAAAGGCATTGCCTGGATTCTCTGTGAAAATGGATATGCATTCAGAGTGGACGAGCAATTATGTAAAAAAGGAGAAGGTATCACACTTTATGCAACTTCGAATCACAACCTGAAAGGAGACCAGATATTTAACGTTTATCAAGACTCTGAAGAAGACGAATGGATATTGACGGACAAAGGAGTTTCCATCATAGGGAAGAAAACATTGGATACTGACTTTCCTTTTCAATTTATCACTCAAATAAAGGAAACGATCTATCTGATCGCAGAGAAAGATAAGTTAGCCAGGTATGACTTTCATACTAAAAAGCTGAAATTCGTAGATATTCCTTATCCGCACGATAAAATAAACAATGTTACTACGATAGGGAAAGATATACTGGCATTGGGAACAGACAATGGACTGATATTGTATTCTATTCCAAAGAACAGTTTCCAGCAAATAGATATCCGCACAGCTACACAAACTTCTAACTTTGTAGAATCTGTCTATCAGGACTGTCAAGGAGAGATCTGGGTCTTCTCAAAAGATCCTGGCATCGTCCGTCTTAATCTAGTGGCCAATGAGAAAGAACATCTGTTCACTCCCAAAGATGAAATTATCAAGCATGGACGCAAAAGTCGCAAACTTATATTTGAAGATAATGCCAAAAACCTATGGCTACTCCCCACAGAAGGAAACTTCTGCTATTATGACAGAAAAGAAAGAACACTCAAACCGCTTCTTACGGACATCAATAATCCCAAATCCATTTTCAGCCCGTTAGTCAGGTATTATACATTGGATAATCAGGGAAACTGCTGGTTCGCGACAGCACGCGGCGTAGAAAAGTTATGTTTCTTTCCACAAAGTTATCAATTCAATTTGACTGATTACGAAGCGGAAACACGGGCATTCCTGCAAGACAGCCATAATCGTTTATGGACAGCATCGAAGTCTAATTATATTCAAATATTTGCACCGGATGGCAGCCTGGTAGGATACTTATCCAAACAAGGGAATATCACAAAAGAAAAGCAAGCCTTCTTCAATGGAGTATATTCTATTTTAGAGGATAAAGAGGGAAATATCTGGTTGGGGACAAAAGATATCGGTCTCTTCCAACTAAAAAGAACAGGAGTCCCGCAAAAGATAAAAGCAAACCAAAAAGCAAGAGAAAATCAATACTCTATTCACCATTTTGAGCATCAGCCCAATGATCCTTACAGTTTAAGCAGCAACAGCATTTATACAATCTTTCAGGATAGTCGCAATAATATCTGGGTAGGGTGTTATGGAGGCGGGTTAAATTTGCTGACACAAACTAAAGATGGAAAGACCTCATTTATCCATAGTAATAATGAATTAAGAAACTATCCCATAGCTTACGGAATGAAAGTACGTAATATCGCTGAAGCTCCGGGAGGAGTTATTTTAGTGGGAACGACTAATGGATTGCTTACATTCTCGAACAATTTCGAACGTCTGGAAGAGATTAAATTCTACCGGAATATCCGCAGGCCGGGAGATAAAAACAGCCTTAACGCCAACGATATCATGCACATTTATACAGACAAAAATAAAACTACTTATGTGATTAGCTTTACCGGAGGCATAAACAAAGTGATATCTCCCCATCTGCTTAGTGAGAATATCCAATTCAAAAACTATGACAAGAATGACGGATTGGCTTCCGACTTGGCACTATCGATGATTGAAGATGCGCAGAATCAACTATGGGTTGTTTCGGAAATTGCACTTTCCAAATTCAATCCTGCCAAAGAAACATTTGAGAATTATGAGTTGAGTTCCATCTACCAGGATTTCAATTTTTCCGAAGCTCTTCCTATTATCAATGCCCGCAATCAAATTGTATTGGGAACTGATAAAGGTTTTCTGGAAGTTTCTCCGGAGAAGATGCGAAAGAGTGGCTATGTCCCTCCAATTGTATTTACAGGACTCAAGATTCAAGGACATTCCACCGCTCATTCTATCGACGATCTGGAAGAACTGGAACTGAAGCCGTCACAAAGGAATGTTACTTTTCAGTTTGCTGCACTTGATTACGTCAACCCGAAAGGGATTCTATACGCCTATCGCCTGCAAGGGCTAGAGGATGAATGGAATGAAGCTGATAATAACCGTTCTGCAAGTTACATCAATTTGCCTGCCGGCAAGTACCAGTTGCAGATAAAGTCAACAAACAGTGACGGAGTTTGGGTAGACAATGTACGAACTCTGCAAATACACGTGCTCCCCACCTTTTGGGAAACATATTGGGCATGGCTGCTCTATTTCACTCTGTTTATACTCTTCACGGCAAGTATCGTATATGTGTTGTTTTACATCTACCGGTTACGTCACAGAGTCGATATGGAGCAACAATTAGCAAATATCAAACTGCGATTCTTTACTGACATATCTCATGAGTTACGCACTCCGCTGACATTAATCAGTAGTCCTGTGACAGAAATCCTGGAGAATGAACCCCTCTCTCCTTCCGCCCGTGAACACCTGACTTTGGTACATCAGAATACAGAACGCATGCTCCGGCTGATGAATCAGATTTTGGATTTTCGTAAGATTCAGAATCAAAAGATGAAACTATTGATTGAAGAGACCGATTTGATTCCACTTTTGCAAAAGGTGATGAGTAGCTTTAAATCGATAGCCGAAGAAAAGAACATAAACTATCAGTTGACCTCTACCATCCAATCGGTTTATAGCTGGGTGGACAGAGATAAATTTGAAAAGATATTCTTCAATCTGCTTTCCAACGCGTTCAAGTATACACCTGCCAATAAATCAATAACAGTCAATATTACGACGAAAGAAAAGATGATAGAGATAGAGGTGGCAGACGAAGGAATCGGAATTGCAGTAGAAAAACAACATTCGTTGTTCCAACGTTTCGAATCATTGGTAAAACAGAATATTCTGCAACCCTCTTCCGGCATCGGATTGTCTTTGGTGAAAGAGATGGTGGAAATGCATCATGGCACTATTACAGTAGACAGTCAGCCGGGAGCAGGCAGTCGTTTCACAGTAAGTTTACCTTTACAACGGGAGGTTTTCGAAGAAGATGTGCAGGTAGAGTTTATCCTGAACGACAGCCAAAGTTCAACGCCTCATCCGGTCGATAGCATGAAAGCGCCGGAAGAGGTGGAGGAAAAAGAAGACCTCGAGAATAATTCGGATGGTTTCTCCATATTGGTGGTAGAAGATAATGAAGAGTTGAAAGCATTTCTGAAAAACATCCTATCGGAGAACTACACTGTGATAACAGCTTCCAACGGTGAAGCAGGATTGCAGCATGCTGTTGACAATTTGCCAGATCTGATTATCAGTGATGTCATGATGCCTGTGATGGATGGTTTAGAGATGATCAGGCAAATCAAAGAGAACAATAATATTTGCCATATACCTATCATTGTGTTATCTGCGAAGGCTTCTTTGGACGATCGCATCGCCGGATTGGAACAAGGTATTGACGATTATATCACCAAACCTTTCAGTGCCACTTATCTAAAAACCCGTATCGCTTCCCTGCTGCGTCAGCGCAAAGCATTGCAGGAAATTTACATGAATAGGCTGATGGAAGGAAAGACTGCCTCTTCTCCAGATCTTCTTACTCCTTCGCAACCACAAATTACTCCGTACGACGAGCAATTTATGGAGAAAGTAATGGCTTACATGGAAGAACAGATGGACAATGCCGAACTAACCATTGACCAATTTGCGGAACAACTGATGCTTAGCCGTACCATCTTCTACCGGAAATTAAAATCAATCGTCGGACTGACACCAGTGGACTTTATACGGGAAATACGTATCAAACGTGCCGTCCAATTGATTGACAGCGACGAATACAACTTCTCGCAGGTAGCATATATGACGGGATTCAACGATCCGAAGTATTTCAGCAAATGCTTCAAGAAAGTGATAGGAATTACACCATCAGAATATAAAGAGAGGAAAAAGTGA
- a CDS encoding TIGR01212 family radical SAM protein (This family includes YhcC from E. coli K-12, an uncharacterized radical SAM protein.) has translation MNMSTQLLYNDFPTFLRKYFPYKVQKISLNAGFTCPNRDGTKGWGGCTYCNNQTFNPDYCRTEKSITTQLEEGKYFFAHKYPEMKYLAYFQAYTNTYAELEGLKRKYEEALTVDGVVGLVIGTRPDCMPESLLRYLEELNKHTFLMVEYGIESTCDETLKRINRGHTYADTVEAVRRTAACGILTGGHIILGLPGETHDTMVAQAESLSDLPLATLKIHQLQLIRGTRMAHEYDENPVGFHLFSEVEEYIDLVIDYVEHLRPDIVVERFVSQSPKDLLIAPDWGLKNYEFVARLQKRMKERGAYQGKKYRDSEKRIIFADDKLATE, from the coding sequence ATGAACATGTCTACGCAGCTATTATATAATGATTTTCCTACTTTTTTGCGGAAATATTTTCCTTACAAGGTACAAAAGATTTCATTGAACGCAGGTTTCACTTGTCCTAATCGTGATGGAACAAAAGGATGGGGCGGATGTACATATTGCAATAACCAGACTTTTAATCCGGATTATTGCCGGACAGAGAAATCTATCACTACCCAATTGGAAGAAGGTAAATACTTTTTTGCCCATAAATATCCGGAAATGAAATATTTAGCCTACTTTCAGGCCTATACCAATACGTATGCGGAACTGGAAGGCTTGAAGCGTAAATATGAAGAAGCGTTGACGGTAGATGGGGTAGTGGGGCTGGTGATAGGTACACGCCCCGATTGTATGCCGGAGAGTTTGTTGCGTTACTTGGAAGAATTGAACAAACATACTTTCCTTATGGTTGAATATGGGATCGAAAGCACTTGTGATGAAACTTTAAAACGCATTAACCGGGGGCATACTTATGCAGATACGGTGGAAGCCGTCCGGCGGACAGCCGCCTGCGGTATCCTGACAGGTGGACATATCATCCTCGGACTTCCGGGCGAAACGCATGATACAATGGTGGCGCAGGCGGAAAGCCTTTCCGACCTGCCTTTAGCTACACTCAAAATCCATCAGTTACAGTTGATTCGTGGTACACGAATGGCACACGAATATGATGAGAATCCTGTTGGCTTTCATTTGTTTAGCGAAGTGGAGGAATACATTGATTTGGTGATTGATTATGTAGAGCATCTCCGTCCCGATATAGTTGTGGAGCGTTTTGTTTCCCAATCTCCTAAAGATTTATTAATAGCTCCGGACTGGGGATTGAAAAATTATGAATTTGTAGCGCGTTTACAAAAAAGAATGAAAGAAAGAGGTGCTTATCAAGGTAAGAAGTATAGGGATTCGGAAAAAAGGATTATTTTTGCAGACGATAAACTTGCCACTGAATAA
- the nagB gene encoding glucosamine-6-phosphate deaminase has translation MRLIIQPDYQSVSLWAAHYVAAKIKAANPTPEKPFVLGCPTGSSPLGMYKALIDLNKKGIVSFQNVVTFNMDEYVGLPKEHPESYYSFMWNNFFGHIDIKPENTNILNGNAPDLDAECARYEEKIKSYGGIDLFMGGIGPDGHIAFNEPGSSLTSRTRQKTLTMDTIIANSRFFDNDINKVPKTSLTVGVGTVLSAKEVMIIVNGHNKARALYHAVEGAITQMWTISALQMHEKGIIVCDDAATAELKVGTYRYFKDIESAHLDPESLIK, from the coding sequence ATGAGACTTATTATTCAGCCGGACTATCAGTCCGTATCTCTGTGGGCTGCACATTATGTTGCTGCTAAAATAAAAGCTGCCAATCCAACCCCTGAAAAACCATTTGTATTGGGCTGCCCCACCGGGTCTTCTCCTCTGGGTATGTATAAAGCTCTGATCGACCTGAATAAGAAAGGAATCGTTTCCTTCCAGAATGTGGTAACATTTAACATGGATGAATATGTAGGATTGCCGAAAGAACACCCGGAAAGCTATTATTCTTTCATGTGGAATAACTTTTTCGGTCATATCGACATCAAACCGGAGAATACGAATATTCTGAATGGTAATGCTCCGGATTTGGATGCAGAGTGTGCACGTTATGAAGAAAAGATCAAGTCATACGGTGGCATCGACCTGTTCATGGGCGGTATCGGTCCTGACGGACATATTGCGTTCAACGAACCGGGATCTTCATTGACTTCACGCACTCGTCAGAAAACATTGACGATGGATACCATCATTGCTAACTCCCGTTTCTTTGATAATGACATCAACAAAGTTCCCAAGACTTCTTTGACAGTGGGAGTGGGTACTGTGCTTTCTGCAAAGGAAGTGATGATTATTGTAAACGGTCATAACAAAGCTCGTGCTTTGTATCATGCAGTAGAAGGTGCTATCACACAGATGTGGACAATCAGTGCATTGCAAATGCATGAAAAAGGTATTATTGTTTGTGATGATGCTGCTACGGCGGAATTGAAAGTAGGTACTTACCGTTACTTCAAAGATATCGAGTCTGCTCATTTAGATCCGGAATCTTTGATTAAGTAA